A single Phragmites australis chromosome 4, lpPhrAust1.1, whole genome shotgun sequence DNA region contains:
- the LOC133916806 gene encoding protein EMBRYO DEFECTIVE 514-like produces the protein MAEPEVAVAAAAAMETEAPAAAGLKREREEVGDPAAEGGKAATEESAAAKKPKVEGEVKVEKEREDGKGEEAEGKAVNLGPKEFASAVEMFDYFFALLHSWTPQLDFNKYEQMVLEDLLKKGHAEPTKKIGPGVEAFEIRNHPVWQSRCFFVRRVDGSADDFSFRKCVDNILPLPEDMKIGNGKKSGGHHKGGGGRGGRGRGRGGGRGGRGRDRRGD, from the exons ATGGCTGAACCCGAGGTGGCGGTGGCTGCAGCCGCAGCCATGGAAACCGAGGCGCCGGCAGCCGCTGGTCTGAAGCGGGAGCGGGAGGAAGTGGGTGATCCCGCCGCTGAGGGCGGCAAGGCGGCGACGGAGGAATCGGCAGCGGCCAAGAAGCCGAAGGTAGAGggggaggtgaaggtggagaaggagagggaggatggcaagggagaggaggcggaggggaAGGCGGTGAATCTGGGGCCGAAAGAGTTCGCCTCGGCGGTCGAGATGTTCGATTACTTCTTTGCCCTGCTTCACTCCTGGACGCCTCAGCTTGACTTCAATAAG TATGAACAAATGGTGTTGGAGGACCTGCTTAAGAAAGGCCATGCTGAACCCACTAAGAAGATCGGGCCAGGAGTTGAAGCATTTGAGATCCGCAACCACCCGGTGTGGCAAAGCCGCTGCTTCTTTGTTCGTAGAGTTGATGGATCTGCGGATGATTTCAGCTTCCGCAAATGTGTTGACAACATACTGCCTCTCCCTGAGGACATGAAGATTGGCAACGGCAAGAAGTCCGGCGGCCACCATAAGGGTGGTGGGggccgaggaggacgaggaaggGGGCGAGGTGGTGGGCGCGGAGGGCGTGGCCGGGACAGGAGAGGTGACTAG
- the LOC133916804 gene encoding aspartyl protease 25, with translation MAATTILLLLSATVASAADLSVYHNVHPSSPSPLESIIALARDDDARLLFLSSKAASSGLTSAPVASGQTPPSYVVRAGLGTPVQQLLLALDTSADATWAHCAPCDTCPAGSRFIPASSSSYASLPCASSWCPLFQGEPCPANQDASAPPPTCAFAKPFADASFQASLASDTLRLGKDAIANYTFGCVGSVTGPTSNLPKQGLLGLGRGPMALLSQTGGKYNGVFSYCLPSYKSYYFSGSLRLGAAGQPRSARYTPLLSNPHRPSLYYVNVTGLSVGRAWVTVPAGSFAFDPNTGAGTVIDSGTVITRWTAPVYAALREEFRRQVAAPSGYTSLGAFDTCFNTDEVAAGGAPTVTVHMDGGVDLTLPMENTLIHSSATPLACLAMAEAPQNVNAVVNVVANLQQQNVRVVFDVANSRVGFAREACN, from the coding sequence ATGGCGGCCACTACCATCCTTCTCCTCCTGTCCGCCACCGTTGCCTCGGCTGCGGACCTCTCCGTTTACCACAACGTGCACCCgtcgtccccgtccccgctcgAGTCCATCATCGCGCTCGCCCGCGACGACGACGcgcgcctcctcttcctctcttccaAGGCCGCCTCCTCCGGCCTCACATCCGCCCCCGTCGCCTCCGGCCAGACTCCGCCATCGTACGTCGTCCGCGCGGGGCTCGGCACCCCGGTGCAGCAGCTCCTCCTCGCGCTCGACACCAGCGCCGACGCCACCTGGGCGCACTGCGCGCCGTGCGACACGTGCCCCGCCGGCAGCCGCTTCATCCCGgccagctcctcctcctacgCCTCCCTCCCGTGCGCCTCGTCGTGGTGCCCGCTCTTCCAGGGCGAGCCGTGCCCGGCGAATCAGGACgcctcggcgccgccgccgacgtgCGCGTTCGCGAAGCCGTTTGCCGACGCCTCCTTCCAGGCGTCACTGGCCAGCGACACGTTGCGGCTAGGCAAGGACGCCATCGCCAACTACACGTTCGGGTGCGTGGGCTCGGTGACCGGGCCGACGTCGAACCTGCCTAAGCAGGGgctcctcggcctcggccgggGGCCCATGGCGCTGCTGTCCCAGACCGGGGGCAAGTACAACGGCGTCTTCTCCTACTGCCTGCCGAGCTATAAGTCGTACTACTTCTCGGGCTCACTCCGCCTGGGCGCCGCCGGTCAGCCGAGGAGCGCCCGGTACACGCCGCTGCTCAGCAACCCGCACCGGCCGTCGCTGTACTACGTGAACGTGACGGGGCTCAGCGTGGGCCGGGCGTGGGTGACGGTGCCCGCAGGCTCGTTCGCGTTCGACCCCAACACCGGCGCCGGCACGGTGATCGACTCAGGCACGGTGATCACGCGGTGGACGGCGCCCGTGTACGCGGCGCTGCGCGAGGAGTTCCGGCGCCAGGTGGCCGCGCCGAGCGGGTACACGTCGCTGGGAGCGTTCGACACGTGCTTCAACACGGACGAggtggcggcgggcggcgcTCCCACGGTGACGGTGCACATGGACGGCGGCGTGGACCTGACGCTGCCGATGGAGAACACACTGATCCACAGCAGCGCGACGCCGCTGGCCTGCCTCGCCATGGCCGAGGCGCCGCAGAACGTGAACGCCGTCGTGAACGTGGTGGCCAACCTGCAACAGCAGAACGTCCGGGTCGTCTTCGACGTCGCCAACTCGCGCGTCGGATTTGCGAGGGAGGCCTGCAACTGA
- the LOC133916807 gene encoding uncharacterized protein LOC133916807 isoform X2 gives MYKLGGRGGGRGGGGAAKRPPPPHGRGRGGASSIGGMGAPPRGRAAVSQPAGRDESFRLESSGPPAFAAIIRLTPDLVDEIRRAEEAGGGARIKFNPNMYNSSENVIDVSGKEFKFTWASERGELCDIYEERQSGDDGNGLLLECGSAWRKVNVQRILDESAKNLVKMRSEEAERLSKSRKSIVLDPANPSVKRQAKSMAAAAVEGNMRRMHWKQKEFFKKNQAAVIAPTKSVSKVKLSKSIPKGNFSSSPAPSPEQPGTSIPSFPVGSDANNEVITPFDLNKEENSKTEKSTPSKMPKGINRRASAPSASVDDNTNEVRSLLISVLSENPKGMGLKALENAVADAFPNASKKIESVIENIANYQASGKYVLKPGLEVESSRRHTSEGGRSINENIEEAAPSLKIDDPDIFGRIDIVGSQVAAAGDGKVNNDSEGKAGTSSESGSDSDSDSDSSDSGSDSGSQSKSAAESGSGSSSDSDSDASSSSKEGSDTFVEITSDDGKANTAQTKVADDLNLSSSPRDLTRLDVDDEQIDIGTNLDYRSTSPHIDLNNFNTVNDDAAAEGFGASNLNKPLEIPGSKNTTSTRMDPIGVDSKYNEISYLDNPFDDSLTTISENLPKEEAGQFTKQHGSRRKSASKDGSNHGPMSIADKSAQPKLKRSSGNENSTTKPEIAKKAKVDIASPGATGSFSEHKESLPPEKHTNDRLNKETGSVSRDASRDSNPAMKGRPSVSGNLQKIDESPNVPIPTMHSKRTKENIEKTNSKKKADKMQKPWHGMDGDFGTGYSHGEGHHVNFDGSDDSATRKRSRHGDPLIDDKMLMQLKDANVNVNSMTKTSRGNAGPDEITAFPESNESNGEPSNSQRDNIERSPHGKKKLQRDLSDLELGELPVTSLENDNGRTRKKFERNSYSKSLDGKLTNVNNSYPSMNNRKAPLTVFHDKRKPSPQEYGIGGHINQEGFPRKAAGYDFDDSRPQQRGNVPENQHLSRVDYSDSENILYPDRSGEKTGKRKTRMAHGGMLEYPDMKKKKTTSRLPQNGSNNVIVSRTQKSISPSDNEESSRNALIEIETGRKRRDSFQDEDNLFFSKYDKDEPELKGPIKDFSQYKDYVQEYNEKYEVYSYLNSQMEKTQSEFLRVEEDLNVAKERDKDQYYNILERLRDMYHQSGARHKLMKKVFVLLHEELQTIKQRIKDFAEAYSNE, from the exons ATGTACAAGCTCGGCGGCCGTGGCggtgggcgcggcggcggcggcgcggcaaaGCGCCCGCCGCCCCCCCACGGCCGCGGCCGGGGCGGCGCCTCCTCCATCGGCGGCATGGGCGCGCCTCCCCGCGGTCGCGCCGCCGTCTCGCAGCCTGCTGGGCGCGATGAGTCTTTCCGCCTGGAGTCCAGCGGCCCGCCCGCCTTCGCGGCAATAATACGGCTGACCCCCGACCTCGTCGACGAGATCCGGCGGGCGGAGGAGGCCGGTGGCGGCGCCCGCATCAAGTTCAACCCTAACATGTACAACTCGTCGGAGAAC GTTATAGATGTTAGTGGTAAAGAATTCAAATTTACGTGGGCATCTGAGCGTGGCGAATTGTGTGATATTTATGAAGAACGTCAGAGTGGAGATGATGGAAATGGGTTGCTTCTGGAGTGTGGCTCTGCCTGGCGCAAGGTGAATGTGCAACGCATTTTGGATGAATCAGCAAAGAACCTTGTGAAAATGCGATCAGAGGAGGCTGAACGTCTCTCAAAATCTCGAAA ATCAATCGTGCTGGACCCTGCTAATCCATCTGTCAAGAGACAGGCCAAATCAATGGCTGCTGCAGCTGTAGAAG GCAATATGCGGAGGATGCACTGGAAGCAGAAAGAATTTTTTAAGAAGAATCAAG CTGCTGTTATCGCCCCAACCAAATCAGTTTCCAAAGTGAAGTTATCTAAAAGTATCCCCAAAGGAAATTTCTCATCATCACCTGCACCTTCTCCTGAACAACCTGGAACAAGCATTCCTTCATTTCCTGTTGGATCAGATGCAAATAATGAAGTCATAACACCTTTTGATTTGAATAAAGAGGAAAACAGTAAAACTGAGAAATCAACACCAAGTAAGATGCCTAAAGGAATAAATCGCCGAGCAAGTGCTCCTTCAGCAAGTGTTGATGATAATACAAATGAAGTGCGAAGCCTCTTGATATCCGTACTCTCAGAAAATCCAAAAGGAATGGGCCTAAAG GCCTTGGAGAATGCTGTTGCAGATGCATTTCCTAATGCATCGAAGAAAATAGAGAGTGTCATCGAGAAT ATTGCGAATTACCAAGCATCAGGGAAGTATGTGCTCAAACCAGGATTGGAGGTAGAAAGCTCCAGAAGGCATACATCTGAAGGAGGAAG ATCCATCAATGAGAACATTGAGGAAGCTGCTCCAAGCTTAAAGATTGATGATCCTGATATATTTGGGAGGATTGACATTGTGGGCTCCCAAGTTGCTGCCGCAGGAGATGGAAAGGTTAATAATGACAGTGAAGGTAAGGCGGGAACTTCTAGTGAGAGTGGAAGTGATAGCGATAGCGATAGTGACAGCAGTGACAGTGGAAGTGATAGTGGGAGCCAAAGCAAAAGTGCTGCAGAAAGTGGCAGCGGGAGCAGCAGTGACAGTGATAGTGATGCTTCATCGAGCAGCAAGGAAGGATCTGACACATTTGTGGAAATTACAAGTGATGATGGCAAAGCAAATACAGCACAAACAAAAGTAGCAGATGACCTTAATTTGTCTTCATCACCAAGAGATTTGACAAGACTTGATGTCGATGATGAGCAAATTGACATAGGAACAAATCTGGACTATAGGAGTACATCACCGCATATCGATCTAAATAATTTTAACACCGTTAATGATGATGCAGCAGCCGAGGGCTTTGGTGCCAGCAACCTGAACAAGCCATTAGAAATTCCAGGAAGCAAGAACACGACGAGCACCAGAATGGACCCTATCGGAGTTGATAGCAAATATAATGAAATATCTTATCTGGATAACCCTTTTGATGACTCCTTGACAACAATCAGTGAGAACTTACCCAAGGAAGAAGCCGGTCAATTCACAAAGCAGCATGGCAGCAGGAGAAAGTCAGCATCAAAGGATGGATCAAACCATGGCCCAATGAGTATCGCCGACAAAAGTGCCCAACCCAAATTGAAAAGGTCTTCTGGTAATGAGAACTCCACAACAAAGCCTGAAATTGCCAAAAAGGCCAAAGTTGATATAGCATCGCCAGGTGCTACAGGTTCTTTCTCAGAGCACAAAGAAAGCCTACCTCCTGAAAAACATACCAATGATAGGTTGAACAAGGAGACAGGGAGTGTTAGCCGGGATGCTTCACGAGATAGCAATCCTGCCATGAAGGGAAGACCTTCGGTTTCTGGAAATTTGCAAAAGATAGATGAGAGCCCAAATGTACCTATCCCAACAATGCACTCTAAGAGAACGAAAGAAAACATTGAGAAAACAAATTCGAAGAAAAAGGCAGATAAGATGCAGAAACCATGGCATGGTATGGATGGTGACTTTGGAACAGGTTATTCACATGGTGAAGGCCACCATGTCAATTTTGACGGCTCTGATGATTCTGCCACAAGAAAAAGGAGTAGACACGGGGATCCtcttattgatgataaaatgCTCATGCAGTTGAAGGATGCTAATGTTAATGTAAATTCCATGACCAAAACTTCCAGAGGAAATGCTGGGCCTGATGAGATCACTGCTTTTCCTGAATCCAATGAAAGTAATGGCGAGCCATCAAATTCACAAAGGGATAACATTGAGAGATCACCTCATGGTAAGAAAAAGCTCCAAAGAGACCTTTCAGACCTTGAGTTGGGTGAACTTCCTGTGACTTCTTTGGAAAATGACAATGGGAGGACAAGGAAGAAATTTGAGAGAAATAGTTATTCCAAGTCGCTTGATGGTAAATTAACCAATGTAAATAACTCCTACCCCAGTATGAATAACAGGAAGGCTCCTCTAACTGTCTTTCATGATAAGAGGAAACCATCACCTCAAGAATATGGTATTGGAGGCCATATAAACCAGGAAGGTTTTCCCAGGAAGGCAGCAGgatatgattttgatgatagTAGGCCTCAACAAAGAGGAAATGTTCCAGAGAATCAGCATTTGTCAAGGGTTGATTATTCGGATTCTGAGAACATATTATATCCAGATAGGTCAGGGGAAAAAACAGGCAAAAGGAAAACAAGGATGGCACATGGTGGAATGCTAGAGTATCCagatatgaagaagaagaaaacaaccTCAAGGCTTCCACAGAATGGTAGTAATAATGTCATAGTGTCTCGAACACAGAAATCAATTTCCCCATCAGATAATGAGGAAAGTAGTAGGAATGCTTTGATTGAAATTGAGACAGGTAGGAAGAGAAGGGACAGTTTTCAAGATGaagataatttatttttctccaaGTATGATAAAGATGAGCCAGAACTGAAAGGTCCAATAAAAGATTTTTCACA
- the LOC133916805 gene encoding protein CutA 1, chloroplastic-like, which yields MPQLLEMPLIPAPFRALSPLTAVAAPAGAPRAVLYGRRVPLAGTLLFLSTGAVACMTGCAFCHRRLPFFGARRLSSAQMESASTAVPSIVVYVTVPNREAGKKLSQSIISEKLAACVNIVPGIESVYWWEGKVQTDAEELLIIKTRESLLDALTTHVKANHEYDVPEVIALPITGGNTKYLEWIKNNTRGN from the exons ATGCCCCAGCTGCTGGAGATGCCACTCATCCCCGCGCCGTTCCGAGCTCTCTCGCCCTTgaccgccgtcgccgccccagCCGGAGCTCCGCGCGCGGTTCTCTACGGACGCCGTGTGCCGCTCGCGGGGACGCTCCTGTTCCTCAGCACCGGTGCCGTTGCCTGCATGACGGGGTGCGCCTtctgccaccgccgcctcccctTCTTCGG GGCAAGAAGGCTCAGCTCTGCCCAAATGGAGTCCGCTTCCACTGCTGTGCCCTCCATTGTTGTATATGTGACGGTTCCAAACAGGGAAGCAG GCAAGAAGCTGTCACAGAGCATCATCAGCGAGAAACTTGCAGCTTGTGTGAATATAGTTCCTG GCATTGAATCTGTTTACTGGTGGGAGGGAAAA GTGCAAACTGATGCTGAAGAATTGCTCATAATAAAGACCAGGGAATCGCTTCTAGATGCCTTAACTACACATGTCAAAGCCAACCATGAATATGA TGTTCCTGAAGTTATTGCTCTTCCCATAACTGGTGGTAACACCAAGTATCTGGAATGGATCAAGAACAACACTAGGGGAAACTGA